A DNA window from Camelina sativa cultivar DH55 chromosome 17, Cs, whole genome shotgun sequence contains the following coding sequences:
- the LOC104755820 gene encoding probable S-adenosylmethionine-dependent methyltransferase At5g38100 gives MNGGDGASSYARNSSYQRGAIEAAEALLRKEINTRLDITDHSYSSFTIADFGCSSGPNTILAVDIIIQTLRDKFSSSLPNTTTPQFQVYFNDVSHTDFNALFALLPPQRPYFAAGVPGSFYGNLFPKAHLNLAYSSCALCWLSDLPPELTDTSSPAYNRGKIHYTGASAEVSQAYSCQYRKDIKLFLHARAQELAENGLMALIVPGVPDGFLDCQEASTGSEFDLLGSCLMDMAREGRIKEEEVDSFNLPIYYSTPKELEDIIKSNGELKIDKIETLGSMGAQDTMPDLESRVLYLRAALEGVVRTHFGHQILDDLFDRYALKLAHSSFILQPQTHRSIMIFVLLSRCYDI, from the exons ATGAATGGTGGAGATGGTGCTTCTAGTTATGCTCGCAACTCTTCCTATCAG AGGGGAGCCATTGAAGCTGCTGAAGCACTCCTCAGAAAGGAGATCAACACACGGCTCGACATCACAGACCATTCCTACTCGTCTTTTACAATAGCTGACTTTGGATGCTCCTCCGGCCCTAACACCATTCTTGCTGTAGATATCATCATCCAAACCCTCCGCGACAAGTTCAGCTCTTCTCTGCCTAATACTACTACTCCTCAGTTTCAAGTCTACTTTAACGACGTCTCCCACACTGATTTTAATGCACTCTTTGCTTTGCTCCCTCCTCAACGCCCCTACTTCGCTGCAGGCGTCCCCGGTTCTTTTTATGGAAACCTGTTTCCCAAGGCACATCTCAACTTGGCCTATTCCTCTTGCGCCCTCTGTTGGCTCTCCGACTTGCCACCGGAGCTAACTGACACAAGCTCTCCTGCTTACAACAGAGGCAAGATTCACTACACGGGAGCTTCAGCAGAGGTTTCCCAAGCCTACTCCTGTCAGTACAGGAAggatatcaaattatttttgcatGCCAGGGCACAGGAGCTCGCAGAAAACGGGTTGATGGCACTGATTGTGCCCGGTGTACCAGATGGTTTTCTCGATTGTCAGGAGGCTTCAACGGGATCCGAGTTCGATTTGTTGGGTTCATGCCTTATGGACATGGCCAGAGAG GGAAGAataaaggaggaggaggtggacaGTTTCAACCTTCCCATATATTACTCAACCCCAAAGGAACTGGAAGACATCATCAAAAGCAACGGAGAGTtgaaaattgataaaatagagacgctggggagcatgggGGCGCAAGACACTATGCCTGACCTTGAGTCGAGGGTTCTGTACCTGAGAGCGGCACTGGAAGGTGTCGTTCGCACCCACTTTGGCCATCAAATCCTCGACGATCTGTTTGATCGCTACGCCCTCAAACTTGCTCATTCCTCTTTCATCCTCCAGCCTCAAACCCACAGATCTATTATGATCTTTGTCCTTCTCAGTCGCTGTTATGACATCTGA
- the LOC109130221 gene encoding cytochrome b-c1 complex subunit 6-like, producing MADEEVVDPKKYLEESCKPKCVKPLLEYQACVKRIQGDDSGHMHCTGQYFDYYHCIDKCVAPKLFAKLK from the exons AT GGCAGATGAAGAAGTTGTCGATCCAAAGAAGTACCTTGAAGAATCTTGCAAACCAAAATGTGTGAAGCCACTACTCGAATATCAG GCTTGTGTCAAGAGAATCCAAGGTGATGACTCTGGCCATATGCATTGCACTGGCCAGTATTTCGACTACTACCATTGCATTGACAAATGT GTTGCACCAAAGCTGTTTGCgaaattaaaatga